In Cheilinus undulatus linkage group 16, ASM1832078v1, whole genome shotgun sequence, one DNA window encodes the following:
- the rida gene encoding 2-iminobutanoate/2-iminopropanoate deaminase isoform X2 — translation MSALIRRIINTTSAPAAIGPYSQSVVVDRTMYISGQLGLDVASGQLVDGGVQAQAKQALINMGEILKAAGCDYTNVVKTTVLLADIKDFNSVNDVYKTFFTSNFPARAAYQVAALPRGGLVEIEAVAVLGPLSDS, via the exons ATGTCTGCGCTCATCAGAAGAATCATCAACACTACATCTGCTCCGGCTGCCATCGGCCCTTACAG CCAGTCAGTGGTTGTGGACAGAACGATGTACATCTCAGGTCAGCTGGGACTGGATGTGGCTTCTGGTCAGCTGGTAGACGGAGGAGTGCAGGCCCAAGCCAAACAg GCTCTCATCAATATGGGGGAGATCCTTAAAGCTGCTGGCTGTGACTACACCAATG TGGTGAAGACGACAGTGCTGCTTGCTGatatcaaagattttaacagcGTCAACGATGTCTACAAAACAT ttttCACCAGTAACTTCCCTGCCAGAGCTGCATACCAAGTCGCTGCTCTTCCCAGA GGTGGTCTGGTGGAAATTGAGGCAGTTGCTGTTCTTGGTCCTCTCTCGGACTCCTGA
- the rida gene encoding 2-iminobutanoate/2-iminopropanoate deaminase isoform X1, which yields MAAIRRQIPYTPKAPVRQGIYSQSVVVDRTMYISGQLGLDVASGQLVDGGVQAQAKQALINMGEILKAAGCDYTNVVKTTVLLADIKDFNSVNDVYKTFFTSNFPARAAYQVAALPRGGLVEIEAVAVLGPLSDS from the exons ATGGCAGCTATCCGTCGACAAATCCCCTATACACCAAAAGCCCCTGTCAGACAGGGAATATACAG CCAGTCAGTGGTTGTGGACAGAACGATGTACATCTCAGGTCAGCTGGGACTGGATGTGGCTTCTGGTCAGCTGGTAGACGGAGGAGTGCAGGCCCAAGCCAAACAg GCTCTCATCAATATGGGGGAGATCCTTAAAGCTGCTGGCTGTGACTACACCAATG TGGTGAAGACGACAGTGCTGCTTGCTGatatcaaagattttaacagcGTCAACGATGTCTACAAAACAT ttttCACCAGTAACTTCCCTGCCAGAGCTGCATACCAAGTCGCTGCTCTTCCCAGA GGTGGTCTGGTGGAAATTGAGGCAGTTGCTGTTCTTGGTCCTCTCTCGGACTCCTGA